A genomic region of Leptotrichia hofstadii contains the following coding sequences:
- a CDS encoding AMP-binding protein has translation MTIIDKIKDLRKQYPDNTALFDLKTGNKITFTQIDTKSDEICSYLTQKGFQKGNKIVVFVPIGIEFYLILTAIFKMGLQAVFIDPYAGIEHINKCCEMISPDGIIGSRKTLLKGFFLKEIRKIDKKINYIKMMKYSEKLSIYEKNKNQKIIQNEKIDGSTPALISFTSGSTGFPKIIMRTHEFLLGQHNVLEKNLKFEKETAVYSSFPIFLLSHMATGTTTFIPDLNWLRPVESDFGNIVKQITENNIQNIILPPAIFENIVKFCKDKKIMLENVQKIYTGGAPVFYSLMKKIKEVFTNAKIIALYGASEAEPISVLNFEDITEEDIENMKNGDGLLAGKIVNEIELKIEELEKTPKKNKISEIKGEILVRGENVVDGYLNIEKNSDENWHRTGDMGYINKKGQLILLGRVKGRIQIEENIYYPFTVETAFSFCKNVKKSVLTSKNNKLYLIVERNPEFKGNLSEDSEINKLKEKFGIFKIIETEIPMDKRHNSKTDYKRLEEIVEKI, from the coding sequence ATGACAATAATTGACAAAATTAAAGATTTGAGAAAACAATATCCAGACAATACAGCATTATTTGATTTAAAGACAGGAAATAAGATTACTTTTACTCAAATTGATACAAAATCAGATGAAATTTGCAGTTACTTGACACAAAAAGGATTTCAAAAAGGAAATAAAATCGTTGTTTTTGTCCCCATTGGCATAGAATTTTATCTTATTCTGACTGCAATATTTAAAATGGGACTGCAGGCTGTGTTTATTGATCCGTATGCTGGTATTGAGCATATAAATAAATGTTGCGAAATGATTTCCCCTGACGGAATAATTGGAAGCAGAAAGACACTTTTAAAGGGATTCTTTTTGAAGGAAATCAGAAAAATTGACAAAAAAATTAATTATATTAAAATGATGAAATATTCTGAAAAACTTTCAATATATGAAAAAAATAAAAATCAGAAAATAATACAAAATGAAAAAATTGACGGAAGTACACCTGCTCTTATCAGTTTTACGAGCGGGAGTACAGGCTTTCCAAAAATTATTATGAGAACGCATGAATTTTTACTTGGACAGCACAATGTGCTTGAAAAAAATCTAAAATTTGAAAAAGAAACAGCTGTTTATTCTTCATTCCCGATATTTCTTCTTTCACATATGGCAACAGGAACAACTACCTTTATTCCTGATTTGAACTGGCTAAGACCTGTCGAGTCAGATTTTGGGAACATTGTTAAGCAAATAACAGAAAATAATATACAAAACATCATCTTGCCTCCTGCAATATTTGAAAACATCGTAAAATTTTGCAAAGATAAAAAAATAATGCTCGAAAATGTTCAAAAAATATATACTGGAGGAGCACCTGTCTTTTACAGCCTTATGAAAAAGATTAAAGAAGTTTTTACAAATGCTAAAATTATAGCCTTGTATGGAGCGTCAGAGGCTGAACCCATATCAGTATTAAATTTTGAAGATATAACAGAAGAAGATATTGAAAATATGAAAAATGGTGATGGACTTCTCGCTGGAAAAATAGTTAATGAAATAGAACTTAAAATAGAAGAATTAGAAAAAACGCCTAAAAAAAATAAAATTTCAGAAATCAAGGGCGAAATACTTGTAAGGGGCGAAAACGTGGTTGATGGTTACTTAAATATTGAAAAAAATTCTGATGAAAACTGGCACAGAACAGGAGATATGGGATATATTAACAAAAAAGGTCAACTTATACTGCTAGGAAGAGTTAAAGGGCGAATACAGATTGAAGAAAACATTTATTATCCTTTTACTGTAGAAACCGCCTTTTCATTTTGTAAAAACGTGAAAAAATCAGTTCTTACTTCCAAAAATAATAAACTGTATCTAATTGTTGAAAGAAACCCTGAATTTAAAGGAAATTTATCTGAGGATAGTGAAATTAACAAACTAAAAGAAAAATTTGGAATATTTAAAATAATCGAAACTGAAATTCCTATGGACAAAAGACATAACAGCAAGACGGATTATAAAAGGCTGGAAGAAATAGTTGAAAAAATTTAA
- a CDS encoding diacylglycerol/polyprenol kinase family protein, whose product MEIVKMIFVLAAFILFFLLLNKLEKSEKLNSEFIRKILHIGSGVGGLSLPFIFERKSSVVILGIVFLVLLVSIRIVKNKVTGFKKVLETKNRKTLGDIYFIMSILGLWLVSSDNKVMYALPLIILMLSDAFAALIGEFYSKYKFNTGFGTKSIEGSVTFFLTTYFICINFFLFFSDIGSINIVLVSLLLSILTMILEVISWNGLDNLFVPFFVYLFLRLNLYLTARELMYKLWVIIVLFIIIILNRKKTTLTRVAQTASLFFLYIVMIIGGIKWLIPPLIMYLGYYHFTPKVKGQVKDSLKGLLAIAFTTAMWLAMSIILDKNKMYLIYIFTFSLHFGIINLIRDNAGNVKRETFRMNFLMGSIGKAFTFFIINYLALSRIWDFKMLAGIIIFIFGGIFIYETSMKIFYIIEKENELSGETKVFITSGIVFICSMILLGIGMLF is encoded by the coding sequence ATGGAAATAGTTAAAATGATATTTGTTCTGGCGGCTTTTATACTGTTTTTTCTTCTGCTTAACAAGCTTGAAAAAAGCGAAAAACTTAATTCGGAATTTATAAGGAAGATTCTGCATATAGGCTCAGGAGTTGGAGGACTGTCACTTCCTTTTATCTTTGAAAGAAAAAGCTCGGTTGTAATACTTGGAATAGTATTTCTTGTATTGCTTGTTTCCATAAGAATTGTAAAAAATAAGGTGACAGGATTTAAAAAGGTGCTGGAAACAAAAAATAGGAAGACTTTAGGAGATATATACTTTATTATGAGTATTTTGGGATTATGGCTTGTTTCAAGTGATAATAAGGTAATGTATGCTCTTCCGCTTATAATTCTTATGCTTTCTGACGCTTTTGCCGCCCTCATAGGGGAATTTTACAGCAAGTATAAATTTAATACGGGATTTGGAACGAAGTCGATAGAAGGCTCGGTAACATTCTTTCTTACAACATATTTTATATGTATAAATTTCTTTTTATTCTTCAGTGATATTGGCAGCATAAACATCGTGCTTGTTTCCCTACTTTTAAGCATCCTTACAATGATTCTTGAAGTCATTTCATGGAATGGTCTGGATAATCTTTTTGTACCATTTTTTGTGTACTTATTTTTAAGATTAAATTTATATTTAACAGCACGGGAACTAATGTATAAACTTTGGGTAATAATCGTATTATTTATTATAATAATATTAAATAGAAAAAAGACAACTCTTACAAGAGTTGCACAAACTGCAAGTTTATTTTTTCTTTACATCGTTATGATAATTGGAGGAATAAAATGGCTTATTCCGCCACTAATAATGTATCTTGGCTATTATCATTTCACTCCAAAGGTAAAAGGGCAAGTAAAAGATTCTCTTAAAGGACTTTTGGCAATAGCATTTACTACAGCAATGTGGCTTGCTATGAGCATCATACTTGATAAAAATAAAATGTATCTTATTTATATATTTACCTTTTCGTTGCATTTTGGAATTATAAATTTGATAAGAGATAATGCAGGAAATGTAAAACGGGAAACATTTAGAATGAATTTTCTGATGGGAAGCATTGGAAAGGCATTTACTTTCTTTATAATAAATTATCTTGCCTTGTCAAGAATTTGGGATTTTAAAATGCTGGCTGGAATAATAATTTTTATATTTGGCGGAATATTTATTTACGAAACAAGTATGAAGATTTTTTATATTATTGAAAAAGAAAACGAACTTAGTGGGGAAACAAAAGTATTTATAACTTCTGGAATAGTTTTTATCTGTTCAATGATATTACTAGGAATAGGAATGCTGTTTTAG
- a CDS encoding 6-phospho-beta-glucosidase, with amino-acid sequence MGKKDGIKIVTIGGGSSYTPELIEGFIKRIKELPVREIWLVDIEEGKEKLEIVGNLAKRMVEKAGIDCKVYLTLDRREAIKDADFVTTQFRVGLLDARIKDERIPFENGLLGQETNGAGGMFKAFRTIPVILDIVNDIKELAPDAWLINFTNPAGIVTEAVLNYGNFEKVVGLCNIPVHTQMDCASLYEKDISEFKFQFAGLNHFVWYKVWDKKGNELTADLWDKRQDKENLGVKNIVSINYDYDQIKNLGMLPCDYHRYYYLQDEMLAEGLKSYKENGTRGEIVKRVEAELFELYKDVNLKEKPKQLEQRGGAYYSDAACELISAIYNDKGIIMAVNTRNKGAIADLPYNSAVEISSYITASGPKPITFGKFPNAGQRGYIQLMKAMEELTVEAAVTGNYYTALQAFTTNPLIPGTTIGRKVLNELLDAHEKYLPQFKDYYENREKYQKGGK; translated from the coding sequence ATGGGAAAAAAAGACGGAATTAAAATTGTAACAATTGGTGGAGGCTCCAGCTATACTCCTGAACTGATAGAAGGATTCATTAAAAGGATAAAGGAATTGCCAGTAAGGGAAATATGGCTGGTTGATATTGAGGAAGGGAAAGAAAAATTAGAAATAGTTGGAAATTTGGCTAAAAGAATGGTGGAAAAGGCTGGTATTGACTGCAAGGTTTATTTGACGCTGGATAGAAGGGAAGCCATAAAGGATGCAGACTTTGTAACGACTCAGTTTCGTGTGGGGCTTCTTGATGCGAGAATTAAGGATGAAAGAATACCATTTGAAAACGGACTTCTAGGACAGGAAACAAATGGTGCTGGGGGGATGTTCAAGGCATTTCGTACAATTCCTGTGATACTTGATATTGTGAATGATATAAAGGAACTTGCTCCAGATGCCTGGCTTATTAACTTTACAAATCCAGCTGGAATCGTAACAGAAGCTGTACTAAATTATGGAAATTTTGAAAAAGTTGTCGGACTTTGCAATATTCCTGTACATACTCAGATGGATTGTGCAAGCCTTTATGAAAAAGATATTAGCGAGTTTAAATTCCAATTTGCAGGGCTGAATCACTTTGTCTGGTACAAGGTATGGGACAAGAAAGGAAATGAGCTTACAGCAGATTTATGGGATAAAAGACAGGATAAGGAAAATCTTGGTGTAAAAAATATTGTAAGCATAAATTATGATTATGATCAGATAAAAAATTTGGGAATGCTGCCTTGTGACTATCATAGATATTATTACTTACAGGATGAAATGCTGGCTGAAGGGTTGAAATCATATAAGGAGAATGGAACAAGAGGGGAAATTGTTAAAAGAGTTGAAGCAGAACTTTTTGAACTTTATAAGGATGTAAATTTGAAGGAAAAACCTAAACAGCTTGAACAAAGAGGTGGCGCTTATTACTCTGATGCAGCCTGTGAATTGATTAGTGCGATTTATAACGATAAAGGCATAATAATGGCTGTGAATACTAGAAACAAAGGAGCTATTGCAGATTTACCATATAATTCGGCAGTTGAAATTTCCTCATACATTACAGCAAGCGGGCCTAAACCTATAACATTTGGTAAATTTCCAAATGCTGGGCAGAGAGGATATATTCAGCTAATGAAGGCAATGGAAGAACTTACTGTGGAAGCGGCTGTTACAGGAAATTATTACACCGCATTGCAGGCTTTCACTACAAATCCATTAATTCCTGGAACTACAATTGGAAGAAAGGTTTTGAATGAACTTCTAGATGCACACGAAAAATATTTGCCACAGTTTAAGGATTATTATGAAAACAGAGAAAAATATCAAAAAGGAGGAAAATAA
- a CDS encoding PTS sugar transporter subunit IIC, protein MAVLEQLSIKMAKISEQRHLRAIRDGIVSTLPLIIVGSIFLILAFPPFPKEWAISVLAKKHAVQMLLPYRMTMFIMGLYAVMGIGYSLAKSYKLDGITGAILSVCAFLLTIMPKMINPIEAINQTIGGKAVQIIVEEGTKGSQIIQEDIGYALQMSRLGSAGLFVGIIAAIFAVEVYRMTTTTGFRIKMPEAVPESVARSFEALTPAAIIIFTLTILTYWLNIDLHDIIGSIIKPVLKFSDSWFSVILIVFMITFFWSFGIHGDSIVGSVVRPLWLMLLEQNATALANGQNIPHIAAEPLYQWFIWIGGSGTTIGFALLLLLKSKSTYGKTLGKAAILPSIFNINEPIIFGAPIVLNPTLLPPFIIVPIVNASIAYFAMVAGLVNRVTSTPPWTLPGPIGAFLATNGDYRAVILNILLIIISIAIYYPFFTAYEKKLLAEEHAETQE, encoded by the coding sequence ATGGCAGTTTTAGAACAACTTTCAATAAAAATGGCAAAAATATCAGAACAAAGACATTTAAGGGCAATACGGGACGGTATAGTTTCCACATTGCCTCTAATCATTGTCGGATCAATATTTTTAATTTTGGCGTTCCCACCTTTTCCAAAAGAATGGGCAATCTCAGTTTTAGCAAAAAAACATGCAGTACAAATGCTACTGCCCTACCGTATGACAATGTTCATAATGGGACTTTACGCAGTTATGGGAATCGGTTACAGTCTTGCAAAATCGTATAAATTAGATGGAATTACAGGGGCAATACTGTCAGTCTGTGCATTTTTGCTTACAATTATGCCTAAAATGATTAATCCGATTGAAGCGATAAATCAAACTATCGGCGGAAAAGCAGTACAAATTATTGTTGAAGAGGGTACAAAAGGCTCTCAAATTATTCAGGAAGATATTGGGTATGCCCTGCAAATGTCAAGATTAGGCTCTGCAGGTTTGTTTGTAGGAATTATAGCAGCAATATTTGCAGTTGAAGTATATAGAATGACTACAACAACTGGATTTAGAATAAAAATGCCTGAAGCTGTGCCAGAATCAGTTGCACGTTCATTTGAAGCGCTTACTCCAGCAGCAATAATCATTTTCACATTGACAATCTTAACTTACTGGCTAAATATCGATTTACACGACATAATTGGCTCAATTATAAAACCCGTTCTGAAATTTAGTGATTCATGGTTTTCTGTAATACTTATCGTATTTATGATTACGTTTTTCTGGAGCTTTGGAATTCACGGCGATTCAATCGTTGGCTCAGTTGTACGTCCATTATGGCTTATGCTTCTTGAACAAAATGCCACAGCTCTAGCAAACGGACAAAATATTCCTCATATTGCGGCAGAACCTTTATACCAATGGTTTATCTGGATTGGCGGTTCAGGAACGACAATAGGATTTGCACTATTGCTACTGCTTAAATCAAAATCAACTTACGGTAAGACTCTAGGAAAAGCAGCAATCCTTCCTTCAATATTCAACATAAACGAACCAATTATTTTTGGAGCTCCAATCGTATTGAATCCTACATTGTTGCCACCTTTTATAATTGTTCCAATCGTTAATGCCTCAATCGCTTATTTTGCAATGGTAGCAGGACTGGTAAACCGTGTAACTTCAACACCGCCTTGGACTCTTCCTGGGCCAATAGGAGCATTTTTAGCAACAAATGGAGATTACAGAGCTGTGATTTTAAACATACTTCTAATTATAATTTCCATTGCAATTTACTATCCTTTCTTTACAGCCTACGAGAAAAAATTGTTGGCAGAAGAACACGCTGAAACACAAGAATAA
- the murQ gene encoding N-acetylmuramic acid 6-phosphate etherase, giving the protein MVELEKLSTEENNSNSKDIELQDSLEIVRRINEEDKKVAFCVEKELESISRLIDAILSKYKKETRIIYIGAGTSGRLGILDASECPPTYGVSFEKVQGIIAGGNEAIFKAKENAEDKPELGKQDLLNINLTENDAVIGLAASGRTPYVLGAIEYANSIGAVTGSITCSKNSDLSKVSQYPIEVPVGAEIVTGSTRMKSGTAQKMILNMISTAIMIKLGKVFSGYMVDVKTSNQKLVERAKRIIMKTTGTDYEIASSVLEKAGNDVKTAITMILLDIDRDMATEKLKQYDNNVAKLIHEYSEKNI; this is encoded by the coding sequence ATGGTTGAACTTGAAAAATTGTCTACTGAAGAAAATAATTCAAACAGCAAGGATATTGAACTGCAGGATAGCCTTGAGATTGTGAGAAGGATAAATGAGGAAGACAAGAAAGTGGCGTTTTGCGTGGAAAAAGAATTAGAGAGCATTTCACGGCTGATAGATGCCATATTGTCAAAATATAAAAAAGAAACAAGAATTATATATATTGGTGCAGGAACATCGGGAAGGCTTGGAATTCTTGACGCTTCAGAATGCCCTCCTACTTATGGGGTTTCCTTTGAGAAAGTTCAAGGAATAATTGCCGGTGGAAATGAAGCGATATTCAAGGCTAAGGAAAATGCTGAAGATAAGCCAGAACTGGGAAAACAGGATTTGCTAAATATTAATCTTACAGAAAATGATGCAGTTATTGGGCTTGCCGCTTCTGGCAGAACTCCCTATGTTTTAGGGGCAATAGAATATGCAAACAGCATTGGTGCAGTTACGGGAAGTATAACTTGCTCCAAAAATTCGGATTTATCCAAAGTCAGCCAATATCCGATAGAAGTCCCTGTTGGTGCTGAAATTGTGACAGGCTCTACCAGAATGAAGTCTGGAACAGCACAGAAAATGATACTTAATATGATTTCCACAGCAATTATGATAAAGCTGGGAAAAGTATTTTCAGGCTACATGGTGGATGTAAAAACTTCCAATCAGAAACTGGTTGAGCGGGCGAAAAGAATAATAATGAAAACTACTGGGACTGATTATGAAATTGCAAGTTCTGTTTTGGAAAAAGCCGGAAATGATGTAAAAACAGCTATTACTATGATACTTTTGGATATTGATAGAGATATGGCAACGGAAAAATTAAAACAATACGATAATAATGTAGCAAAATTAATACATGAATATTCTGAAAAAAATATTTAG
- a CDS encoding GNAT family N-acetyltransferase has translation MKIKRYKEIQKYVIENNISHEESQKIMIERPSEIMIFMDENNNIAGSLHLWHNRPDYNERKTSYIGNVSIHEKYIKNEEKFFNEVFKELKKEGIETIIGPLNGTTWNTYRYVTDKGHRSPFLMEPWNEDYYVELFEKLGFKPLAYYISTVMENMNPVQRGHLSKKIEKLKKFEYYRDTTVKSAENEDLIAVLNKVYDLTIEAFKNNFLYSELDREIFLKMYMSHEDKIVKKFFKMLYLKDELIGYVFGIPDYAELQYKEKIETMILKTIAISPKYNGKGMGYILIDELVKEAEHSGYKNVIYALMHEKNISKNIGSLLGDELRRYALFIKEL, from the coding sequence ATGAAAATAAAAAGGTATAAAGAAATTCAGAAATACGTTATAGAAAATAACATATCTCACGAAGAATCACAGAAAATAATGATAGAACGACCATCGGAAATAATGATTTTCATGGATGAAAATAACAATATAGCAGGTAGTTTACATTTATGGCATAATCGTCCGGATTACAATGAAAGAAAAACATCATATATAGGAAATGTAAGTATACATGAAAAATATATAAAAAATGAAGAAAAATTTTTTAATGAAGTATTTAAAGAACTTAAAAAAGAAGGAATAGAAACAATAATAGGCCCTTTAAATGGAACTACTTGGAATACATATCGTTATGTTACTGACAAAGGACATCGTTCGCCATTTCTTATGGAACCTTGGAATGAAGACTACTATGTAGAACTCTTTGAAAAACTTGGATTTAAGCCTCTTGCCTATTATATTTCAACAGTAATGGAAAATATGAATCCTGTTCAAAGGGGGCATTTATCTAAAAAAATTGAAAAGTTGAAAAAATTTGAATATTATAGGGATACTACAGTAAAATCTGCGGAAAATGAAGATTTAATCGCTGTGCTGAATAAAGTTTACGACTTGACAATTGAGGCATTTAAAAATAATTTTCTGTATTCTGAATTGGATAGAGAAATATTTTTGAAAATGTATATGAGCCATGAAGATAAAATTGTAAAAAAATTCTTTAAAATGCTTTATTTAAAAGACGAATTAATCGGCTACGTATTTGGAATACCTGATTATGCCGAACTTCAATACAAGGAAAAAATAGAAACTATGATTCTTAAAACGATTGCAATTTCTCCCAAATATAATGGAAAAGGCATGGGGTATATTCTGATAGATGAACTTGTGAAGGAAGCGGAACATTCAGGCTATAAAAATGTGATTTATGCTTTAATGCACGAAAAAAATATATCAAAAAATATCGGCTCACTTTTGGGAGATGAGTTAAGAAGATATGCCCTGTTTATAAAGGAACTTTAA
- a CDS encoding PTS lactose/cellobiose transporter subunit IIA: protein MDKEQMELVVFEIVNSAGMAKGMAYEALSEAEKGNFEKAENLLKEADEALLSAHNVQTEIIQAEVNGKGITPSVLFVHSQDHLMTAIEAKTLIEGMIKMYRRIDKLEKLQI, encoded by the coding sequence ATGGACAAGGAACAAATGGAATTAGTCGTCTTTGAAATTGTAAATAGTGCCGGAATGGCAAAAGGAATGGCTTATGAAGCGTTAAGCGAGGCAGAAAAAGGGAATTTTGAAAAGGCTGAAAATTTATTGAAAGAAGCTGATGAGGCTCTGTTATCCGCTCACAATGTCCAGACGGAAATAATTCAGGCGGAAGTAAATGGGAAAGGTATTACACCTTCAGTCTTATTCGTTCACTCGCAGGACCATTTGATGACAGCAATCGAGGCAAAAACATTAATTGAAGGCATGATAAAAATGTATAGAAGAATTGATAAACTTGAAAAGTTACAGATTTAG
- a CDS encoding UbiA family prenyltransferase, protein MNESNVNSKKSIIQYIKNFKIYLNERFPLGKNSFFVLIFTLSGYIYTSLLYNSKIMYLFTNGVKIGIFQYKIIALFIIIFMFFLQLRITDEFKDYEEDLKYRAYRPVQRGIISLKTLGKIGIATVIIQIMLAHVIDPEIIYFMIFVWIYMFLMAKEFFIKKWLTKRILIYALSHVVIMVFITLVIVEATQYIVPKNIFDVFILQRYRHNIDFALIPLFALNYLNGIVLEIGRKTRRADEEEHGVQTYSKLWGRKKAVVVLSLLFVIEYFLVILGLAHTYEKYFFFGGLTLLVILVVSIYFMVKFLKKDLSGKIVETMSGLWIIFSSMSFGLLPYFVFSLIK, encoded by the coding sequence ATGAACGAAAGTAATGTAAATTCAAAAAAATCAATAATCCAATATATAAAAAACTTTAAAATATATTTAAATGAACGATTTCCATTAGGAAAAAACTCTTTTTTCGTATTGATTTTTACTCTGTCAGGATACATTTATACAAGTTTGTTATACAATTCAAAAATTATGTATCTTTTTACAAACGGAGTTAAAATAGGGATATTTCAATATAAAATAATCGCTCTATTTATCATAATTTTTATGTTTTTCTTGCAATTACGAATTACAGATGAATTTAAGGATTATGAAGAAGACTTAAAATATAGGGCTTACCGTCCTGTTCAAAGAGGTATAATTTCCTTAAAAACATTAGGAAAAATAGGAATTGCAACTGTTATAATACAAATAATGCTTGCACACGTTATAGATCCTGAAATTATTTATTTTATGATATTTGTATGGATTTATATGTTCTTAATGGCAAAAGAATTTTTTATAAAAAAATGGCTTACAAAAAGAATTTTGATTTATGCTCTCTCCCACGTTGTAATAATGGTATTCATTACTCTTGTTATTGTAGAAGCTACACAATACATTGTACCAAAAAATATTTTTGACGTTTTTATATTACAACGGTATAGACATAATATTGATTTTGCATTAATTCCTCTTTTTGCATTAAATTATTTAAATGGAATCGTACTGGAAATAGGAAGAAAAACGAGAAGAGCTGATGAAGAGGAACATGGAGTGCAAACATATAGCAAACTTTGGGGAAGAAAAAAGGCTGTGGTTGTTTTAAGTCTACTTTTTGTTATTGAATATTTTCTTGTTATTCTTGGGCTTGCCCATACTTATGAAAAATACTTTTTCTTTGGTGGATTGACATTGCTTGTAATATTAGTAGTTTCAATATATTTTATGGTAAAATTTTTGAAAAAGGATCTGTCAGGAAAGATTGTAGAAACTATGTCGGGACTATGGATTATTTTTTCAAGTATGAGCTTTGGGCTTCTTCCGTATTTTGTATTTAGTTTAATAAAATAA
- a CDS encoding PTS sugar transporter subunit IIB, producing the protein MKVLFVCSLGMSSAVAVKALEKEANAKGVEIEVKAVSTQQFEEEVKNGYDVAMVAPQIRHRFDTLNAQAKDAGVPCAMITPQGYSPLGGPKLLKQIQELTQNK; encoded by the coding sequence ATGAAAGTATTATTTGTATGTTCACTAGGAATGTCTAGTGCTGTGGCAGTAAAGGCTCTTGAAAAAGAAGCAAATGCAAAAGGCGTAGAAATTGAAGTGAAGGCTGTGAGTACGCAGCAATTTGAAGAAGAAGTAAAAAATGGATATGACGTGGCAATGGTTGCTCCTCAAATAAGACACAGATTTGACACATTAAACGCTCAGGCAAAAGATGCAGGTGTGCCGTGTGCAATGATTACGCCGCAAGGGTATAGCCCACTCGGAGGTCCAAAACTATTAAAACAGATTCAGGAATTAACACAAAATAAATAA
- a CDS encoding DUF871 domain-containing protein, with product MRRLGISIYPEKTTEEELLNYIDKSFEAGFSRIFSCLLSSTENKEIILKKFKKVNYYAKEKGFEIILDVNPKVFDDLEISYDDLTFFKEIGADGIRLDIGFTGLQESIMTFNKENLKIEVNMSNDTHYIDTIMDYCPNKNNLIGCHNFYPHIHTGLGLEFFKKCTENFAKYGLRTAAFITSQAKNSFGPKPVTQGLPTLEMHRNLPLIVQFKHFVALETIDDIIISNCYPTDEELEKFKKVRKDMVSFSIELEKDVPEIEQKIIFDELHFNRGDISENLIRSTNSRVKYKGHNFKIFNAPETIRKGDVIIESSEFGHYTGELLIAKTEMKNTGKSNVVGKIADEEIFLIDYIKSWQKFSFVKK from the coding sequence ATGAGAAGATTAGGAATTTCAATTTATCCTGAAAAGACAACTGAAGAAGAATTGCTAAATTATATTGACAAATCTTTTGAAGCTGGCTTTAGCCGAATATTCAGTTGTCTGCTCTCTTCTACGGAGAATAAGGAAATAATTTTAAAAAAATTTAAAAAAGTAAATTATTATGCCAAGGAAAAAGGCTTTGAGATTATCCTGGATGTAAATCCAAAAGTTTTTGATGATTTGGAAATCAGTTATGATGATTTAACTTTCTTTAAGGAAATAGGAGCTGATGGAATCAGGCTTGATATTGGATTTACTGGATTGCAGGAAAGCATTATGACATTTAATAAGGAAAATTTAAAAATTGAGGTAAATATGAGCAACGATACTCATTATATCGATACAATTATGGATTACTGCCCAAATAAAAATAATCTAATAGGATGCCATAACTTTTATCCTCATATCCACACAGGATTAGGCTTGGAATTTTTCAAAAAATGTACAGAAAATTTTGCAAAATATGGATTACGAACAGCGGCATTTATAACTTCACAAGCTAAAAACAGTTTTGGTCCTAAGCCAGTAACGCAAGGATTACCAACTTTGGAAATGCATCGTAATTTACCATTGATAGTTCAGTTCAAACATTTTGTCGCACTAGAAACAATTGACGATATAATTATTTCAAACTGCTATCCAACTGATGAAGAATTAGAAAAATTTAAAAAAGTGCGTAAAGATATGGTAAGTTTTTCAATCGAGCTGGAAAAAGATGTTCCTGAAATAGAGCAAAAAATAATTTTTGATGAACTTCACTTTAACAGAGGTGATATTTCCGAAAATCTAATCCGTTCCACAAATAGCCGTGTTAAGTACAAAGGACATAACTTCAAAATTTTTAACGCTCCTGAAACAATAAGAAAAGGAGATGTAATTATTGAAAGCAGCGAATTTGGACATTACACAGGTGAACTTTTGATTGCAAAAACAGAAATGAAA